The proteins below come from a single Chitinophaga pinensis DSM 2588 genomic window:
- the fabD gene encoding ACP S-malonyltransferase, whose translation MIAYLFPGQGSQKRGMGEKLFDKYTSLTEEASEILGYNIRELCVTDEHRLLNQTQYTQPALYVVNALSYLDRLDTMPKPDFVLGHSLGEYVALFAAGAFSFETGLKLVKQRAEIMGRVKNGGMAALLGLKMDTVRKILVESSYTSIDIANYNSAEQIVISGLRDDIISAQKVFEANGAKLYYPLNVSGAFHSRYMKEAQDAFALCVSSVHFSPLQIPVISNVLARPYEDGRIGELLTTQITSQVKWYESISFLLHNGVATFQEVGPGDVLTKMQGFIAAAPMSAAAGGFAPVQQPQKQVEQTAPATTQEEIITDELPAYYRQLTGEEVAEGIDPLFTATHLGSAAFRKLYKVKYAYAAGSMFYGIASKELVVRMGRAGLLSFYGSKGKSLAEIEEAIRYFQTLPAPFPYGIHVWHQPDDAAAEMALVALLQKHQVSVVEAGGYTALSEAIVYYRVSGLVKDRNGRTTIRHHILAKAARPDIAALFLQPPPEKTVEQLVAAGKITKEQALMAVTIPMADDICAEAEGTGMGGRKMPYALVTAFRQQRDQLARRFGYQEAPRIGLAGGIGTPEAAAGAFLTGAEFILTGSVNQCTVEAGTSREVKDMLQETGIQDTDYVPGEELFEFGARIQVLKKGLFFPARAARLYEFYRMYTSLDELDEKDRTQLETRYFGATLEAVFEQLKQTLSPATIASATQHPRHKMALVFRQYFEKSMKAALTGDQAARLDYQVQSSSALGSFNEWVKDTPLRHWNNRHPDSIALLLMTGAAAYLSRFYDHALVAREGRSMIPA comes from the coding sequence ATGATTGCTTATTTGTTCCCCGGCCAAGGCTCTCAGAAAAGAGGGATGGGCGAAAAATTGTTTGATAAATATACTTCACTGACGGAAGAGGCAAGTGAAATACTGGGTTATAATATCAGGGAATTGTGTGTGACGGACGAGCACCGTTTACTCAATCAGACACAGTATACGCAGCCTGCACTATATGTGGTAAATGCGTTGTCATACCTGGACAGACTGGATACTATGCCTAAACCTGATTTTGTACTGGGGCATAGCCTGGGTGAATATGTGGCATTGTTTGCAGCAGGTGCATTCTCTTTTGAAACTGGTCTGAAGCTGGTTAAACAGCGCGCAGAGATTATGGGACGTGTGAAAAATGGTGGAATGGCTGCTTTGCTGGGATTAAAGATGGATACAGTCAGAAAGATACTTGTCGAAAGTAGCTACACTAGTATTGATATCGCTAATTACAACTCTGCGGAACAGATTGTTATTTCCGGATTACGGGACGATATTATCAGTGCCCAGAAAGTATTTGAAGCCAATGGTGCAAAGCTCTATTATCCATTGAATGTCAGTGGTGCTTTTCACTCAAGATATATGAAGGAAGCGCAGGATGCCTTTGCCCTATGTGTATCCAGTGTACATTTTTCTCCTTTGCAGATACCCGTTATTTCCAATGTGCTGGCTCGTCCCTACGAGGATGGCCGTATCGGGGAATTACTGACGACACAGATTACCAGTCAGGTGAAATGGTATGAGAGTATTTCCTTTTTGTTGCATAATGGTGTAGCTACCTTTCAGGAAGTAGGACCTGGCGATGTACTGACGAAGATGCAGGGATTTATTGCCGCCGCACCTATGTCGGCAGCAGCTGGTGGTTTTGCACCCGTACAACAGCCGCAAAAGCAGGTAGAACAAACTGCGCCGGCAACCACACAGGAAGAGATAATAACGGATGAATTGCCTGCTTATTACAGGCAATTGACAGGGGAAGAAGTGGCGGAAGGTATTGATCCCTTATTTACAGCAACACACCTGGGCAGTGCCGCTTTTCGTAAGCTATATAAGGTAAAGTATGCGTATGCGGCAGGATCGATGTTTTATGGCATCGCTTCGAAAGAGTTGGTGGTAAGGATGGGCCGGGCCGGTTTATTGAGTTTTTATGGATCTAAGGGAAAGAGTCTGGCAGAAATAGAAGAAGCGATCCGTTATTTTCAGACCTTACCAGCGCCTTTTCCTTACGGCATTCACGTCTGGCATCAGCCGGATGATGCCGCGGCAGAGATGGCACTCGTCGCGCTGCTACAAAAGCATCAGGTAAGCGTTGTGGAAGCAGGTGGATACACTGCGCTGAGTGAGGCAATTGTATACTATCGTGTATCTGGTCTCGTAAAGGATAGAAACGGACGTACCACTATCCGGCATCATATACTTGCCAAAGCGGCCCGTCCTGACATCGCAGCGCTCTTTCTCCAGCCTCCACCAGAGAAGACAGTGGAACAACTTGTTGCCGCAGGTAAAATCACGAAGGAACAGGCGCTGATGGCTGTGACGATACCTATGGCAGACGATATCTGTGCAGAAGCGGAGGGAACCGGTATGGGAGGACGTAAAATGCCTTATGCATTGGTAACGGCCTTCAGACAGCAGAGGGACCAGCTCGCACGTCGTTTCGGGTATCAGGAGGCGCCACGCATCGGACTGGCAGGAGGCATAGGCACACCGGAGGCCGCGGCAGGAGCATTCCTCACAGGAGCGGAATTTATTCTGACAGGCTCGGTGAACCAATGTACAGTAGAAGCAGGTACCAGCAGGGAGGTAAAGGATATGTTGCAGGAGACGGGTATCCAGGATACAGATTATGTACCGGGAGAAGAGTTGTTTGAATTTGGTGCACGTATACAGGTGCTGAAGAAAGGACTGTTTTTCCCGGCCAGAGCAGCCCGTTTGTATGAGTTTTACAGGATGTATACCTCCCTTGATGAACTGGATGAAAAAGACAGGACGCAGCTTGAAACGCGTTATTTTGGTGCAACGCTGGAGGCCGTTTTCGAGCAGCTGAAACAAACGCTCAGTCCAGCTACAATTGCCAGTGCTACGCAGCATCCGCGGCATAAGATGGCACTGGTATTCAGACAATATTTTGAGAAAAGTATGAAAGCGGCACTTACAGGCGATCAGGCTGCCCGGCTGGATTACCAGGTACAAAGCAGTTCTGCGCTTGGGTCGTTTAATGAATGGGTAAAAGATACCCCTTTAAGACACTGGAATAACCGGCATCCGGATAGTATTGCCCTGTTGCTGATGACCGGTGCGGCGGCCTATTTATCCCGTTTTTATGATCATGCACTTGTTGCCCGGGAAGGCCGCTCCATGATTCCGGC
- a CDS encoding UpxY family transcription antiterminator, which yields MRSSMSITQQRESKWYVLYTYPLFEKKIGRQLALIDIIHYLPVKTEVRKWSDRLKRMEVPLFPNYIFVKTNLLNKTPILGIPGVVRFVSVEGRAIAISEDDINKIRQIEQSRQDVEIESVYNTGDKIRILNGVFSGLEGELYKRSNRLRVLIKLPVIAQAVSVEISNCDIEKIA from the coding sequence ATGAGATCATCAATGTCTATTACGCAGCAGCGTGAAAGTAAGTGGTATGTATTGTATACATATCCGCTGTTTGAAAAAAAGATAGGAAGGCAGTTAGCACTAATAGATATCATTCATTATCTCCCGGTAAAAACAGAAGTGCGAAAGTGGAGTGACCGTCTCAAAAGAATGGAAGTACCTTTATTCCCAAACTACATATTTGTTAAAACAAACTTACTAAACAAAACGCCTATACTGGGAATTCCTGGTGTGGTCCGGTTTGTTTCTGTAGAAGGAAGAGCTATTGCTATAAGTGAGGATGATATCAATAAAATCAGGCAGATAGAACAGTCAAGACAGGATGTGGAAATAGAGTCTGTATATAATACGGGCGATAAGATAAGAATACTCAACGGGGTGTTTTCCGGACTGGAAGGAGAATTGTATAAAAGATCAAATCGCCTGCGTGTTTTGATTAAACTGCCGGTAATAGCGCAGGCGGTATCAGTAGAGATCAGCAACTGTGATATAGAAAAAATTGCCTGA
- a CDS encoding MFS transporter: protein MTKTSNETIQFSSYQKLIIFMLAVAQFSVLLDFMVIAPLGDLLIKSLSLKPAQFGIAVSAYAFSAGISGLLIAGFADRYDRKKLLLFFYAGFILGTLCCAIASSYIYLVAARIVTGLFGGVISSIAMAIIADIFPLQQRGRVMGYLQLGFSASQVLGIPLSLLIANLWGWQYPFVLVSAIGLIGLIMIATRLQPLQQHLHIQQTRSPLLHLKHALSIGRYHIGYIATALMSIGGFMMMPFSSSFAVNNLHVTQTQLPGLFMASGITTLVVMPLIGKLSDKMDKFKLFTLASILMMAIVVIYTNLGPTPFWIVVALNMLMMSSIMSRMIPSSALTSAIPEPQDRGAYMSVTASLQQIAGGIAAAVAGIIVTQKDKLQPLEHYNIVGYMMVVITVFCIYLVHRINKMIIEKNTNTQKANKPSVYPA from the coding sequence ATGACAAAGACATCCAACGAAACTATACAGTTCAGTTCTTATCAAAAACTTATCATCTTCATGCTTGCAGTTGCTCAGTTCTCTGTACTGCTTGACTTCATGGTAATTGCTCCTTTAGGTGATTTATTAATTAAATCTTTATCGCTTAAACCAGCACAGTTCGGGATTGCAGTATCTGCTTATGCATTTAGTGCGGGAATATCGGGATTATTAATTGCAGGTTTCGCGGACAGATACGACCGTAAAAAATTATTACTCTTTTTTTATGCAGGTTTTATATTAGGAACATTATGTTGTGCAATCGCATCCTCTTATATTTATCTAGTTGCCGCACGTATTGTTACAGGTCTGTTCGGTGGTGTGATCAGCTCTATTGCAATGGCCATCATAGCCGACATTTTCCCCCTGCAACAGCGGGGCAGAGTAATGGGCTATCTGCAACTGGGCTTTAGCGCCAGCCAGGTACTAGGCATTCCTCTCAGTTTATTAATAGCGAATCTATGGGGATGGCAATATCCATTTGTACTGGTATCTGCAATAGGACTGATAGGGCTAATAATGATCGCTACCAGGCTGCAGCCATTACAGCAACACCTGCATATACAACAAACACGTTCTCCGCTTTTACATCTCAAACATGCACTCTCTATCGGTCGCTACCATATTGGCTATATCGCTACTGCCCTCATGTCAATCGGTGGTTTCATGATGATGCCCTTCAGCAGCTCTTTCGCTGTAAATAATCTGCATGTAACCCAAACACAGCTGCCCGGATTATTCATGGCATCAGGTATCACTACCCTCGTCGTAATGCCATTAATAGGCAAACTGAGTGATAAAATGGACAAGTTTAAATTATTCACACTTGCCTCCATACTCATGATGGCGATAGTCGTGATCTATACCAATCTCGGACCGACTCCCTTCTGGATTGTTGTGGCACTGAATATGCTGATGATGTCTAGTATTATGAGCAGAATGATTCCGAGCAGTGCGTTAACCAGCGCAATCCCGGAGCCACAGGACAGGGGTGCGTATATGAGTGTCACGGCTTCCCTTCAGCAAATAGCCGGCGGTATCGCAGCAGCAGTTGCCGGTATTATCGTAACACAGAAAGACAAGTTACAGCCCCTGGAACATTATAACATCGTAGGTTATATGATGGTAGTCATCACTGTCTTCTGTATATATCTCGTTCACAGGATCAATAAAATGATCATTGAAAAAAACACCAATACCCAGAAAGCAAATAAACCCAGTGTATACCCTGCCTGA
- a CDS encoding TIGR04222 domain-containing membrane protein gives MTQEQQTLWTKIQAFNFDGGSPVNHFTKKLAAEQNWTIAFTQKAIEEYKKFMLLCCTSPTGAAPSQIVDEVWHLHLTHTQSYWTDFCRNTLGQDVHHYPSMGGTQEDYKHLNWYKTTKRLYHRTFGTEAPEDIWPTPKEFVPVPEDPIIKWTPALKGWFTALCVLPFIFSGLIFKKLSPFDLKGPQFLVFFFVYASCLLTILAVYLESSKQQAVDVLKRYFPDDISPYQIAAFVYGRARAVQTGIVDLVKRGLIIPQGDHAFVLNKRGYMPRLNETNPLIPGFEAENDDADVIYTEISSRWYNPDEASHPLMVALDKFAVQHRPFINILYIALYGMAGARLIQGLINGKAVGYLIFEIVIVFVISKLTSAAARRDLAMYQAAKDCFIEKFGENPDKTDNIVPGFAVNGLSAVSGFAEIGFLTGMFATYTSSAFRNERGEPVNKDFGGASSCSSGGSGCSGSSCSSGGSGCGSSCGGGCGGCGGGGD, from the coding sequence ATGACACAAGAACAGCAAACCCTCTGGACGAAGATCCAGGCATTCAATTTCGATGGCGGAAGTCCCGTCAATCACTTTACTAAAAAACTGGCAGCAGAACAAAACTGGACAATCGCCTTCACACAAAAGGCCATTGAAGAGTATAAAAAATTCATGCTGCTCTGCTGTACCTCTCCTACAGGTGCAGCCCCCTCGCAAATTGTTGACGAGGTATGGCACCTTCACCTGACTCACACCCAGTCTTACTGGACAGACTTCTGCCGGAACACCCTGGGACAGGACGTACATCACTATCCTTCCATGGGAGGTACGCAGGAAGATTACAAACACCTGAACTGGTATAAGACCACTAAAAGATTATACCACCGGACCTTCGGCACAGAAGCCCCGGAAGATATATGGCCGACACCGAAGGAATTCGTTCCGGTACCAGAGGATCCTATCATTAAATGGACGCCTGCATTGAAAGGATGGTTTACCGCCTTATGCGTACTACCGTTTATCTTCTCCGGACTGATATTCAAAAAGCTCTCCCCTTTCGATCTGAAAGGTCCGCAGTTCCTGGTGTTCTTTTTTGTATACGCCAGTTGCCTGCTCACCATTCTGGCCGTCTACCTGGAAAGTAGTAAACAGCAGGCGGTCGACGTACTGAAAAGATACTTCCCGGATGATATATCTCCTTATCAGATAGCAGCCTTCGTATACGGCAGAGCCAGGGCCGTACAGACCGGGATTGTAGATCTTGTTAAACGGGGATTGATCATTCCCCAAGGAGATCATGCATTCGTTTTAAATAAGCGGGGCTATATGCCAAGGTTAAACGAAACAAATCCGTTAATACCTGGCTTTGAAGCAGAAAATGATGATGCAGATGTTATCTATACTGAGATCTCTTCCCGCTGGTACAACCCCGATGAAGCCAGTCATCCGTTAATGGTTGCACTGGACAAATTTGCCGTACAACACCGGCCTTTCATCAACATCCTATACATCGCATTATATGGTATGGCCGGGGCAAGGCTTATACAGGGATTGATTAACGGGAAAGCCGTCGGATACCTGATATTCGAAATAGTTATCGTATTCGTGATCAGCAAACTGACCAGCGCCGCTGCGCGGAGAGATCTCGCCATGTACCAGGCGGCAAAAGACTGCTTTATTGAAAAATTTGGGGAGAATCCTGATAAGACAGACAACATCGTACCCGGATTTGCGGTGAACGGATTATCCGCAGTCAGTGGTTTTGCTGAAATAGGATTTCTTACCGGCATGTTTGCTACATATACCAGCAGCGCTTTCAGAAATGAACGTGGAGAGCCGGTGAATAAAGACTTTGGTGGTGCTTCCAGTTGTAGTAGCGGTGGATCGGGCTGTAGTGGCAGTAGTTGCAGTAGTGGAGGAAGTGGATGCGGAAGCAGTTGTGGTGGTGGATGCGGGGGTTGCGGAGGAGGCGGTGACTAA
- a CDS encoding sterol desaturase family protein: protein MLHYIESIFTHLSTWGLPVIMLIVGIVEFSFGLYEQRWTRNERVLDIICFVVPKVVVRPFVAYVGLLLLPKFLPGAKGAFAWVPFWWGFAIIAVADDLTQYWYHRLHHQVPWLWRFHRTHHSAPYMGMAMASRQNIIYTIFFSQIYLTTTLVYLGLGYPVLFVTGVKSLITTAAHSSIKWDKPFYTVMWLKPIGWVMERLISTPATHHAHHADTSDDGVGYYKGNFGNMFFIWDIIFRTGIITRQYPSGYGIKHYKEEEWYSQFLWPIFKSKREGSELSLHGPMVGDSAEAAK, encoded by the coding sequence CCGGTGATCATGTTGATCGTTGGTATCGTTGAGTTCTCCTTTGGCTTATATGAGCAGCGCTGGACGCGCAATGAACGTGTCCTGGATATTATCTGCTTTGTTGTGCCAAAGGTAGTGGTAAGACCATTTGTGGCTTATGTAGGATTGTTATTATTACCCAAGTTTCTGCCGGGTGCAAAAGGCGCTTTTGCCTGGGTGCCTTTCTGGTGGGGCTTCGCTATTATTGCGGTAGCGGATGATCTGACCCAATACTGGTATCACCGGTTGCATCACCAGGTACCCTGGTTGTGGCGTTTCCATCGTACCCATCACTCTGCGCCTTATATGGGTATGGCGATGGCCAGTCGGCAGAATATTATTTATACGATCTTTTTTTCGCAGATATACCTGACCACAACATTGGTGTATCTCGGGTTAGGATACCCGGTATTGTTTGTAACCGGTGTGAAATCGCTGATCACTACAGCCGCCCATTCCAGCATAAAATGGGATAAACCGTTTTATACAGTGATGTGGCTGAAGCCAATCGGCTGGGTGATGGAGCGGCTGATATCAACGCCCGCAACACATCATGCACATCATGCGGACACGAGTGATGATGGTGTAGGGTATTATAAAGGAAACTTCGGGAATATGTTCTTTATATGGGATATTATCTTTCGTACAGGGATCATTACAAGACAATATCCAAGTGGCTATGGTATTAAACATTATAAAGAAGAGGAGTGGTACTCACAGTTCCTATGGCCGATTTTTAAATCAAAGCGCGAAGGTAGCGAGTTGTCCCTGCATGGACCGATGGTAGGAGATAGTGCAGAAGCAGCGAAATAG